The Streptococcus mitis genome has a segment encoding these proteins:
- a CDS encoding DegV family protein produces the protein MTWKIIADSGCDYRQLAKPAIDTTFVSVPLTIQVADQIFVDDASLDIDQMMETMYATAEASKSACPSPDDYLRAFEGAKNIFLVTITGTLSGSHNSAQLAKNIYLEDHPDTKIHVIDSLSAGGEVDLLVEKLNDLIDQGLSFEEVVEAINAYQEKTKLLFVLAKVDNLVKNGRLSKLIGTVVGLLNIRMVGEANETGTLELLQKARGAKKSIQAAYEELVKAGYAGGRIVMAQRNNEKCCQQLSDRIRENFPQADIKILPTSGLCSFYAEDGGLLMGYEID, from the coding sequence ATGACTTGGAAGATTATTGCTGACTCTGGTTGTGATTATCGTCAACTGGCAAAACCAGCTATTGACACGACCTTTGTAAGTGTCCCCTTAACCATTCAAGTAGCTGATCAGATTTTTGTTGATGATGCCAGTCTTGATATTGACCAAATGATGGAAACCATGTATGCAACTGCAGAAGCTTCAAAATCAGCTTGTCCAAGCCCAGATGATTATTTGCGAGCATTTGAAGGTGCCAAAAACATTTTCCTAGTAACCATCACCGGTACTCTTTCTGGCAGTCACAATAGTGCTCAACTGGCCAAGAATATTTATCTGGAAGACCATCCTGACACTAAGATTCATGTAATTGATAGTTTGTCTGCTGGTGGGGAAGTTGACTTGCTCGTAGAAAAATTGAATGACTTGATTGACCAGGGCTTATCTTTTGAAGAAGTGGTTGAAGCTATCAATGCCTATCAAGAAAAAACCAAGTTGCTCTTTGTTCTAGCAAAGGTCGATAACTTGGTGAAGAACGGCCGTTTGAGCAAGCTTATCGGTACGGTCGTTGGCCTTCTAAATATCCGTATGGTCGGAGAAGCTAATGAAACTGGAACCCTTGAATTGCTACAAAAAGCAAGAGGAGCAAAGAAATCGATTCAGGCAGCCTATGAAGAGTTAGTGAAAGCAGGATATGCTGGTGGTCGTATTGTCATGGCTCAACGCAATAACGAGAAATGTTGCCAACAGCTCTCAGACCGAATCCGTGAAAATTTCCCACAGGCGGATATTAAAATTCTCCCAACATCTGGTCTCTGCAGTTTTTATGCAGAAGATGGTGGTTTGCTGATGGGGTATGAAATTGATTAA
- a CDS encoding branched-chain amino acid ABC transporter permease, whose product MKENLKVNILWLLLLLAGYGLISVLVSVGVLNLFYVQILQQIGINIILAVGLNLIVGFSGQFSLGHAGFMAIGAYAAAIIGSKSPTYGAFFGAMLIGALLSGAVALLVGIPTLRLKGDYLAVATLGVSEIIRIFIINGGSLTNGAAGILGIPNFTTWQMVYFFVVITTIATLNFLRSPIGRSTLSVREDEIAAESVGVNTTKIKIIAFVFGAITASIAGSLQAGFIGSVVPKDYTFINSINVLIIVVFGGLGSITGAIVSAIVLGILNMLLQDVASVRMIIYALALVLVMIFRPGGLLGTWELSLSRFFKKSKKEEQN is encoded by the coding sequence ATGAAGGAAAATTTAAAAGTTAATATTCTATGGTTACTCCTTTTATTAGCTGGCTATGGCTTGATTAGTGTACTGGTTTCAGTCGGAGTACTCAACCTATTCTATGTACAGATTTTACAACAAATTGGAATTAATATTATTTTGGCTGTTGGTCTCAACTTAATCGTTGGTTTTTCAGGACAATTTTCACTTGGGCATGCTGGTTTCATGGCGATTGGTGCCTATGCCGCTGCTATTATTGGATCTAAATCACCAACCTACGGTGCCTTCTTTGGAGCTATGCTGATAGGGGCTTTGCTTTCAGGAGCAGTTGCCTTGCTTGTCGGAATTCCAACCTTGCGCTTGAAGGGGGATTACCTTGCGGTGGCGACTCTAGGTGTTTCTGAAATTATCCGTATCTTTATCATCAATGGCGGAAGCCTTACAAATGGTGCGGCAGGTATCTTGGGAATTCCTAACTTTACAACTTGGCAAATGGTTTACTTCTTTGTCGTGATTACAACTATTGCAACCTTGAACTTCTTGCGTAGTCCAATTGGTCGTTCAACCCTTTCTGTTCGTGAGGATGAAATCGCTGCTGAGTCAGTTGGGGTTAATACGACTAAAATTAAAATCATCGCCTTTGTCTTTGGTGCCATTACTGCAAGTATTGCAGGGTCACTTCAGGCAGGATTTATCGGTTCAGTTGTACCGAAAGATTACACTTTCATCAACTCAATCAATGTTTTGATTATTGTTGTATTTGGTGGACTTGGTTCCATTACAGGTGCAATCGTTTCAGCTATTGTTCTGGGAATTTTGAATATGCTTCTCCAAGATGTTGCTAGCGTGCGTATGATTATCTACGCTTTGGCTTTGGTATTGGTAATGATTTTCAGACCAGGCGGACTTCTTGGAACATGGGAATTGAGCCTATCACGTTTCTTTAAAAAATCTAAGAAGGAGGAACAAAACTAA
- a CDS encoding ABC transporter substrate-binding protein, with product MKKKFALSFVALASVALLAACGEVKSGASNAAGNSVDEKTIKIGFNFEETGAVAAYGTSEQKGAQLAVDEINAAGGIDGKQIEVVDKDNKSETAEAASVTTNLVTQSKVSAIVGPATSGATAAAVANATKAGVPLISPSATQDGLTKGQDYLFIGTFQDSFQGKIISNYVSEKLQAKKVVLYTDNASDYAKDIAKAFREAYKGEIVADETFVAGDTDFQAALTKMKGKDFDAIIVPGYYTEAGKIVNQARGMGIDKPIVGGDGFNGEEFVQQATAEKASNIYFISGFSTTVEVSAKAKAFLDAYRAKYNEEPSTFAALAYDSVHLVANAAKGAKNSGEIKDNLAKTKDFEGVTGQTSFDADHNTVKTAYMMTMNNGKVEAAEVVKP from the coding sequence ATGAAGAAAAAATTTGCCCTATCGTTTGTGGCGCTTGCAAGTGTAGCACTTCTTGCAGCCTGTGGAGAAGTGAAGTCTGGAGCGTCAAACGCTGCTGGTAACTCAGTAGATGAAAAGACAATCAAAATCGGATTTAACTTCGAGGAAACTGGTGCCGTAGCAGCTTACGGTACATCTGAACAAAAAGGTGCCCAATTGGCCGTTGATGAAATCAATGCAGCAGGTGGTATCGACGGAAAACAAATCGAAGTAGTCGATAAAGATAATAAGTCTGAAACAGCTGAGGCGGCTTCAGTAACAACTAACCTTGTAACTCAATCTAAAGTATCAGCAATCGTAGGACCTGCGACATCTGGTGCGACTGCAGCTGCGGTAGCGAACGCTACAAAAGCAGGTGTTCCATTGATTTCGCCAAGTGCGACTCAAGATGGATTGACTAAAGGTCAAGATTACCTCTTTATCGGAACTTTCCAAGATAGCTTCCAAGGAAAAATTATCTCAAACTATGTTTCTGAAAAATTGCAAGCTAAGAAAGTTGTTCTTTACACTGACAATGCCAGCGACTATGCTAAAGATATTGCCAAAGCCTTCCGTGAAGCTTACAAAGGTGAAATCGTTGCAGATGAAACTTTCGTAGCAGGTGACACAGACTTCCAAGCAGCCCTTACAAAAATGAAAGGGAAAGACTTTGATGCTATCATCGTTCCTGGTTACTACACTGAAGCTGGTAAAATTGTAAACCAAGCGCGTGGTATGGGAATTGACAAACCAATCGTTGGTGGTGATGGATTTAACGGTGAAGAGTTTGTACAACAAGCAACTGCTGAAAAAGCATCAAACATCTACTTTATCTCAGGTTTCTCAACTACTGTAGAAGTTTCAGCTAAAGCAAAAGCCTTCCTTGATGCTTATCGTGCTAAGTACAACGAAGAGCCTTCAACATTTGCAGCCTTGGCTTATGATTCAGTTCACCTTGTAGCAAACGCAGCAAAAGGTGCTAAAAACTCTGGTGAAATCAAGGATAACCTTGCTAAAACAAAAGATTTTGAAGGTGTAACTGGTCAAACAAGCTTTGATGCAGACCACAACACAGTCAAAACTGCTTACATGATGACCATGAACAATGGTAAGGTTGAAGCAGCAGAAGTTGTAAAACCATAA
- the clpP gene encoding ATP-dependent Clp protease proteolytic subunit ClpP yields MIPVVIEQTSRGERSYDIYSRLLKDRIIMLTGPVEDNMANSVIAQLLFLDAQDSTKDIYLYVNTPGGSVSAGLAIVDTMNFIKADVQTIVMGMAASMGTVIASSGAKGKRFMLPNAEYMIHQPMGGTGGGTQQTDMAIAAEHLLKTRNILEKILAENSGQSIEKVHADAERDNWMSAQETLEYGFIDEIMANNSLN; encoded by the coding sequence ATGATTCCTGTAGTTATTGAACAAACAAGTCGTGGAGAACGTTCCTACGATATTTACTCACGTCTTCTCAAAGACCGCATCATCATGCTGACAGGTCCAGTTGAAGACAATATGGCTAACTCTGTTATTGCCCAATTGCTTTTCTTGGATGCCCAAGACAGTACAAAAGATATTTACCTTTATGTCAATACACCTGGTGGTTCAGTTTCAGCTGGTTTGGCAATCGTTGATACCATGAACTTTATCAAGGCAGATGTCCAAACTATCGTTATGGGGATGGCTGCATCTATGGGGACGGTCATTGCATCAAGTGGAGCAAAAGGCAAACGTTTCATGCTTCCAAATGCAGAGTATATGATCCACCAACCAATGGGTGGTACAGGTGGTGGTACTCAACAAACCGATATGGCGATTGCTGCAGAACACTTGCTCAAAACTCGTAACATCTTGGAAAAAATCTTGGCTGAAAATTCAGGTCAGTCAATCGAAAAAGTCCATGCAGATGCAGAACGCGATAATTGGATGAGCGCCCAAGAAACACTTGAATATGGCTTTATTGATGAAATCATGGCCAACAATTCATTGAACTAA
- the upp gene encoding uracil phosphoribosyltransferase, protein MGKIEVINHPLIQHKLSILRRTDTSTKAFRELVDEIAMLMGYEVLRDLPLEDVEIETPITKTVQKQLAGKKLAIVPILRAGIGMVDGLLSLVPAAKVGHIGMYRDEETLQPVEYLVKLPEDIDQRQIFVVDPMLATGGSAILAVDSLKKRGASNIKFVCLVSAPEGVKALQEAHPDVEIFTAALDERLNEHGYIVPGLGDAGDRLFGTK, encoded by the coding sequence ATGGGAAAAATTGAAGTTATTAATCATCCACTGATTCAACACAAATTGTCAATCTTGCGTCGTACAGATACTTCTACAAAAGCTTTTCGTGAGCTAGTAGATGAGATTGCAATGTTGATGGGGTATGAAGTACTTCGTGATCTTCCACTAGAAGATGTAGAAATCGAAACACCAATCACAAAAACAGTTCAAAAACAATTGGCAGGTAAGAAATTGGCTATCGTTCCAATCTTGCGTGCAGGTATCGGGATGGTGGATGGACTTTTGAGCTTGGTTCCAGCTGCTAAAGTTGGCCACATCGGTATGTACCGTGATGAAGAAACGCTTCAACCAGTTGAGTACTTGGTGAAATTGCCTGAAGATATTGACCAACGTCAAATTTTTGTCGTAGACCCAATGTTGGCAACAGGTGGCTCAGCAATCTTAGCTGTTGATTCTCTTAAAAAACGTGGCGCGTCAAATATCAAATTTGTCTGCCTTGTATCTGCTCCAGAAGGTGTAAAAGCCCTTCAAGAAGCTCATCCAGATGTAGAAATCTTTACAGCAGCCTTGGATGAACGCTTGAACGAACACGGTTATATCGTTCCAGGTCTTGGGGATGCTGGGGACCGCTTGTTCGGTACGAAATAA
- a CDS encoding DUF1697 domain-containing protein codes for MEHIILLRGVTPNGKNAIPKMSYLVDILTEAGFQQVRTYIQSGNIILESDLDLEKIRERVHTLINENIGADLKMVIKNKSDFKKIVQENPFEEHYLYDRIHVIFYQESIQSLPLEKLKIDYGEEEICIGNHCLYLYLPRTAKQKKLHTNYLEKLFNVDLTMRKLNVVEKLLSK; via the coding sequence TTGGAACATATTATCTTGTTAAGGGGAGTTACTCCTAATGGAAAAAATGCTATCCCTAAAATGTCTTATCTAGTAGATATCTTGACAGAAGCTGGTTTTCAACAAGTTCGAACCTATATTCAAAGTGGGAATATCATTCTTGAAAGTGACTTAGATTTAGAAAAAATACGAGAACGTGTCCATACTCTAATAAATGAAAATATTGGTGCTGACTTAAAAATGGTAATCAAGAACAAAAGTGATTTTAAAAAAATTGTCCAAGAAAACCCGTTTGAAGAACACTATCTTTATGACCGTATACACGTGATTTTTTATCAAGAATCTATTCAAAGTCTCCCTTTAGAAAAATTGAAAATTGATTATGGTGAAGAAGAAATTTGTATCGGTAACCATTGTCTTTACCTCTATCTCCCTAGAACTGCAAAACAAAAGAAACTCCATACCAACTATCTTGAAAAGCTTTTTAATGTAGATTTGACAATGCGAAAACTAAATGTAGTAGAAAAATTATTAAGCAAGTAG
- a CDS encoding TetR/AcrR family transcriptional regulator, with product MSERRISEKSLENLRKSNQESNLLTREAIETALLQLLEKKDLTKISISELVKRAGVSRAAFYRNYDSKEEILESVFKRTVHNIMEQLHHYDLKTDLYLVWVHLFREARKEARVIQLALDYHLEKIFVQAMQEFLEKYHGKSKGVSSYLHSFWSSAIVSVLLKWIKDGMKVPAEKIADLRLPFFKK from the coding sequence ATGTCTGAACGTAGAATCTCTGAAAAATCTCTTGAAAATCTCAGAAAATCAAACCAAGAATCCAATTTATTAACTAGAGAAGCCATCGAAACAGCCCTCTTGCAGCTCTTGGAAAAAAAGGACTTGACCAAGATTAGTATTTCTGAATTGGTCAAACGTGCAGGCGTTTCGCGTGCGGCTTTTTATCGCAATTATGATTCTAAAGAGGAGATTTTAGAAAGCGTCTTTAAACGAACTGTCCACAATATTATGGAACAGTTGCATCATTATGATTTAAAGACAGACCTTTATCTGGTCTGGGTTCACCTTTTTCGAGAAGCAAGAAAGGAAGCCAGAGTGATTCAACTGGCCTTGGATTACCATCTGGAAAAAATCTTTGTCCAAGCCATGCAGGAGTTTCTGGAAAAATACCATGGAAAATCAAAAGGTGTCAGCTCTTATCTTCATTCCTTCTGGAGTTCAGCCATCGTCTCAGTCCTTTTAAAATGGATCAAGGATGGCATGAAGGTACCTGCTGAAAAGATTGCAGATTTACGGTTACCATTTTTTAAAAAATAG
- a CDS encoding YlbG family protein produces MFEKVNRSGLIIYLYYNRDAKKLQDYGDITYHSKKHRYLQLYVPTQEMEQLVGRLGKEKFIKKVRVCHIQELETPFVGNLYRRENVIIEKVQEKC; encoded by the coding sequence ATGTTTGAAAAAGTCAATCGATCTGGCTTGATTATCTATCTTTACTATAATCGTGATGCAAAAAAACTGCAGGATTATGGAGATATTACCTATCATTCCAAGAAACATCGTTACTTACAACTCTATGTTCCAACTCAAGAAATGGAGCAATTGGTCGGGCGCTTGGGCAAGGAAAAGTTTATAAAAAAAGTCAGAGTTTGTCATATCCAAGAGTTGGAAACACCCTTTGTGGGCAATCTTTATCGAAGGGAAAACGTTATCATCGAAAAAGTTCAAGAAAAGTGTTGA
- a CDS encoding NAD(P)/FAD-dependent oxidoreductase, producing MKHFDTIVIGGGPAGMMATISSSFYGQKTLLIEKNRKLGKKLAGTGGGRCNVTNNGTLDDLLAGIPRNGRFLYSVFSQFDNHDIINFFTENGVKLKVEDHGRVFPASDKSRTIIEALEKKITELGGQVATQTEIVSVKKIGEQFVLKSADQSFTCEKLIVTTGGKSYPSTGSTGFGHEIARHFKHTITELEAAESPLLTDFPHKALQGISLDDVTLSYGKHVITHDLLFTHFGLSGPAALRMSSFVKGGELLSLDVLPHLSEEDLVVFLEENRGKSLKNALKSLLPERLAEFFVQGYPDKVKQLTEKEREQLLQSIKGLKIPVTGKMSLAKSFVTKGGVSLKEINPKTLESKLVPGLHFAGEVLDINAHTGGFNITSALCTGWVAGSNPI from the coding sequence ATGAAACATTTTGATACTATTGTCATCGGTGGAGGTCCTGCTGGCATGATGGCTACGATTTCCAGTAGCTTTTACGGGCAGAAAACACTTCTCATCGAAAAAAATCGGAAACTTGGAAAAAAATTAGCTGGAACTGGCGGTGGTCGTTGCAATGTCACCAATAACGGAACTCTAGACGATCTACTCGCTGGCATCCCTAGAAATGGGCGCTTTCTCTACAGTGTCTTCTCCCAGTTTGATAACCATGATATCATTAACTTTTTTACAGAAAATGGTGTTAAACTTAAGGTCGAAGACCACGGCCGCGTCTTTCCTGCTAGTGACAAATCGCGAACCATAATCGAGGCTTTGGAAAAGAAAATCACTGAGCTAGGTGGTCAAGTTGCTACTCAAACAGAAATTGTTTCGGTTAAAAAAATCGGTGAACAGTTTGTCCTTAAGTCCGCAGACCAAAGCTTCACTTGTGAGAAACTCATTGTCACAACTGGTGGTAAATCTTATCCTTCTACTGGTTCGACTGGTTTTGGTCATGAGATTGCCCGTCATTTTAAACACACCATTACTGAGCTTGAGGCAGCTGAAAGTCCTTTGTTGACAGATTTTCCACACAAGGCCTTGCAGGGGATTTCGCTGGACGATGTGACCCTAAGCTATGGTAAGCATGTCATCACTCACGATTTGCTCTTTACCCACTTTGGTTTGTCAGGCCCTGCTGCCCTACGTATGTCTAGCTTTGTCAAAGGTGGTGAGCTTCTCTCTCTCGATGTCTTACCTCATCTTTCTGAGGAGGACTTGGTTGTATTTTTAGAAGAAAATCGGGGAAAATCCTTGAAAAACGCTTTAAAATCTTTATTACCTGAGCGTTTGGCAGAATTTTTTGTGCAAGGCTATCCTGACAAAGTCAAACAACTGACTGAAAAGGAACGAGAACAACTTCTCCAGTCCATCAAGGGACTAAAAATCCCTGTGACTGGTAAAATGTCCTTAGCTAAATCCTTTGTTACCAAGGGTGGTGTCAGTCTTAAGGAAATCAATCCTAAAACTCTAGAAAGTAAGCTGGTCCCTGGCCTCCACTTTGCTGGTGAGGTACTGGATATCAACGCCCACACAGGTGGCTTTAACATCACTTCTGCCCTCTGTACTGGCTGGGTGGCGGGATCAAACCCAATCTAA
- a CDS encoding deoxycytidylate deaminase yields MTEERLAWDEYFAAQALLIANRSTCKRAKVGAILVKDNKVISTGYNGSVSGTEHCIDHECLVIEGHCVRTLHAEVNAILQGAERGVPKGFTAYVTHFPCLNCTKQLLQVGCKRVVYINQYRMDDYAQYLYQEKGTELTHLPLETVQTALKEADLM; encoded by the coding sequence ATGACTGAAGAAAGACTAGCATGGGATGAGTATTTTGCAGCCCAAGCTCTACTAATTGCCAATCGTTCCACTTGTAAACGTGCCAAAGTGGGCGCGATTCTGGTAAAAGATAATAAGGTTATTTCCACTGGTTACAATGGTTCGGTGTCAGGAACCGAGCATTGTATTGATCACGAATGTCTGGTCATCGAAGGCCACTGTGTTCGCACCCTTCACGCTGAGGTTAATGCTATCCTTCAAGGTGCAGAACGTGGTGTTCCTAAAGGCTTTACAGCCTATGTGACCCATTTTCCTTGTCTCAACTGTACAAAACAATTGCTGCAGGTCGGCTGCAAGCGCGTGGTTTATATCAACCAGTACCGAATGGACGACTACGCCCAATACCTCTATCAAGAAAAAGGAACAGAATTGACCCATTTACCACTTGAGACAGTACAGACAGCTCTTAAAGAGGCTGATTTAATGTGA
- a CDS encoding branched-chain amino acid ABC transporter permease: protein MLQQLVNGLILGSVYALLALGYTMVYGIIKLINFAHGDIYMMGAFIGYFLINSFQMNFFVALIVAMLATAILGVVIEFLAYRPLRHSTRIAVLITAIGVSFLLEYGMVYLVGANTRAFPQAIQTVRYDLGPISLTNVQLMILAISLILMILLQVIVQKTKMGKAMRAVSVDSDAAQLMGINVNRTISFTFALGSALAGAAGVLIALYYNSLEPLMGVTPGLKSFVAAVLGGIGIIPGAALGGFVIGLLETFATAFGMSDFRDAIVYGILLLILIVRPAGILGKNVKEKV, encoded by the coding sequence ATGCTCCAACAACTAGTAAATGGTTTGATTCTAGGTAGTGTTTATGCGCTGTTAGCCCTAGGATATACCATGGTTTACGGAATTATCAAGCTCATCAACTTCGCCCACGGTGATATTTATATGATGGGAGCCTTTATCGGTTATTTCTTGATTAATTCTTTCCAAATGAATTTCTTTGTAGCTCTTATTGTAGCTATGTTAGCGACAGCCATTCTTGGTGTCGTGATTGAGTTCCTTGCTTACCGACCTTTGCGTCACTCTACTCGTATTGCTGTTTTGATTACGGCTATTGGGGTTTCTTTCCTATTGGAGTATGGGATGGTCTATCTGGTTGGTGCCAATACCCGTGCCTTCCCTCAAGCGATTCAAACAGTTCGCTATGATTTGGGACCAATCAGCTTAACAAATGTGCAGTTAATGATCTTGGCCATTTCCTTGATTTTGATGATTTTGTTACAAGTCATTGTCCAAAAAACAAAGATGGGGAAAGCCATGCGTGCTGTATCTGTAGATAGCGATGCGGCACAATTGATGGGGATCAATGTAAACCGTACTATCAGCTTTACCTTTGCTTTGGGTTCAGCTCTTGCTGGTGCAGCTGGTGTTCTGATTGCCCTCTATTATAACTCTCTTGAGCCTTTGATGGGGGTTACTCCAGGTCTTAAGTCTTTCGTTGCCGCAGTACTTGGTGGTATCGGGATTATTCCTGGTGCGGCTCTTGGTGGTTTTGTGATTGGTTTATTGGAAACTTTTGCGACAGCCTTTGGAATGTCAGACTTCCGTGATGCCATTGTTTATGGAATCCTGTTGTTGATCTTGATTGTCCGCCCAGCAGGTATTCTTGGTAAAAATGTGAAAGAGAAGGTGTAA